One stretch of Pandoraea oxalativorans DNA includes these proteins:
- the motA gene encoding flagellar motor stator protein MotA, translating into MLVVIGYIIVLASVFGGFVIGGGHLGALFQPTELLIIGGAGVGSFVVGNNSKAIKATMKALPMLFKGSKYTKELYMELMALLYVLLAKARKDGMLAIEGDVEDPASSPVFSQYPRILGEPRIMEFLTDYLRLMVSGNMNAFEIENLMDHEIETYRHEGEVPAHCLQKTGDAMPAFGIVAAVMGVVHTMASADQPPAVLGALIAQALVGTFLGILLAYGFISPLAQLIEHRINESVKLYECIKVTLLASLNGYAPALSVEFGRKVLYSTVRPSFAELEEHVRQVKAR; encoded by the coding sequence GTGCTTGTCGTCATTGGTTACATCATCGTTCTGGCATCGGTCTTTGGCGGCTTCGTCATTGGCGGGGGCCACTTGGGCGCGCTGTTTCAGCCGACCGAGCTGCTGATCATCGGTGGCGCGGGCGTCGGCTCGTTCGTGGTGGGCAACAACAGCAAGGCGATCAAGGCGACGATGAAAGCGCTGCCGATGCTGTTCAAGGGCTCGAAATACACCAAAGAGCTGTACATGGAGCTGATGGCGCTCCTGTACGTGCTGCTCGCCAAAGCGCGTAAGGACGGCATGCTCGCCATCGAGGGAGACGTCGAAGATCCGGCATCGAGCCCGGTGTTCTCGCAGTACCCGCGCATTCTCGGCGAGCCGCGCATCATGGAATTCCTCACCGACTATCTGCGACTGATGGTCAGCGGCAACATGAACGCGTTCGAGATCGAGAACCTGATGGATCACGAAATCGAAACGTACCGTCACGAGGGCGAGGTGCCCGCGCACTGTCTGCAAAAGACGGGTGACGCCATGCCGGCCTTCGGTATCGTGGCGGCCGTGATGGGCGTGGTGCACACGATGGCCTCGGCCGACCAGCCGCCAGCCGTGCTCGGTGCCCTCATCGCACAGGCCCTCGTGGGCACCTTCCTCGGCATTCTGCTCGCTTACGGCTTTATCTCGCCGCTGGCGCAGCTCATCGAACATCGCATCAACGAATCGGTGAAGCTCTACGAGTGCATCAAGGTCACGCTGCTCGCGAGCCTGAACGGTTACGCACCGGCCCTGTCGGTCGAGTTCGGCCGCAAGGTGCTTTA